In Candidatus Methylopumilus universalis, one DNA window encodes the following:
- the dapB gene encoding 4-hydroxy-tetrahydrodipicolinate reductase, translating to MSKLNILIVGASGRMGQSLIQEITNDKDLALVAAIDHKSSDKLGRDAGEAIGISTGIKIDHDITKVISSTDVLIDFTRPEASLEYLKLCEAHQVKYVIGTTGFSDQEKKLILDASKTIPIVFAPNMSVGVNLLISLVEKATQLLKDDFDIEIIEAHHRHKIDAPSGTALRLGEAVAKASGRDLKKEAQYERFGNTGERKQTTIGFSTIRGGDIVGDHTVLYAGTGERIELTHKASSRATFAKGALKAAKFLSHQKSGLFDMQKVLGLSDN from the coding sequence ATGAGTAAATTAAATATTCTTATCGTGGGTGCCTCAGGCCGGATGGGCCAGAGTCTTATTCAAGAAATTACTAATGATAAAGACTTAGCTCTTGTAGCGGCTATTGATCATAAGTCGAGTGATAAATTAGGACGTGATGCAGGCGAGGCTATCGGCATTTCAACAGGCATTAAAATCGATCATGACATCACAAAAGTAATTTCATCTACTGATGTTCTTATAGATTTCACAAGACCCGAAGCAAGTCTTGAGTATTTGAAATTATGCGAAGCGCACCAAGTAAAATATGTCATTGGTACAACCGGGTTTTCAGATCAAGAAAAAAAATTGATTCTCGATGCTTCAAAAACGATACCCATTGTTTTTGCACCCAATATGAGTGTGGGAGTTAATTTACTGATTTCGCTTGTTGAAAAAGCAACGCAATTACTCAAAGATGATTTTGATATTGAAATTATTGAAGCGCATCACCGACATAAGATTGACGCTCCATCAGGTACGGCTTTAAGACTCGGTGAAGCTGTTGCAAAAGCGAGCGGAAGGGACCTTAAAAAAGAAGCGCAGTATGAACGTTTTGGCAATACTGGTGAGCGTAAACAAACCACAATTGGCTTTTCAACAATTCGCGGTGGCGATATTGTAGGTGACCATACAGTTTTATATGCCGGCACTGGCGAGCGAATTGAATTAACTCATAAAGCTTCAAGCCGAGCCACTTTTGCTAAGGGCGCATTAAAGGCGGCTAAATTTTTATCACACCAAAAATCAGGTCTTTTTGATATGCAGAAGGTCTTGGGACTTTCTGACAATTAA
- the recN gene encoding DNA repair protein RecN gives MLLNLSILDFVIVDKMSLDFKSGFSALTGETGAGKSILIDALSLALGQRNEGGVVRLHQDKADISAIFDIKHNQEVIDWLKENELESDGAELILRRVIHADGKSRAFINGKVATLQQLKELGESLVDIYSQNSHHSLLKLSAQREILDNFGGHSDLAATTYQLYQAWHKLHVQKIEYEKNALIYSDELAELRDKLRELKQFSFTLSDWETLQQDHVMMSHGNELIEDVNLCIELLEKDETAISDRLHLVQQKISHALSIDEKLKEPSDLIDSINIQIEELLRSLNRYLQKVDLDPERLKDIEARIQAIHNFGRKHRIKPEDFESTLLTWQARMDELESFESDDGIDAKEKLALEAFHISAQLLSKARKTASEILSQNITSAMQKLSFSHGSFEVKLTPQDPTAHGLEQIEFLVASHLGAEPRPIHKAASGGELSRLSLAIRVASISKANVPCMIFDEVDVGIGGSVAEIVGKLLKELGHHDQRQVLVITHLAQVASLAIHHYKVSKTQENNQTLSHIHLMDDKMRIDEIARMLGGVSITDTTRAHAKEMLQV, from the coding sequence ATGTTACTTAATCTCTCTATCCTTGATTTTGTCATTGTCGATAAAATGAGCTTAGATTTTAAATCTGGTTTTTCAGCATTAACTGGCGAAACGGGTGCTGGAAAGTCCATTCTTATTGATGCTTTGTCTTTAGCTTTGGGCCAAAGAAACGAAGGTGGAGTAGTCAGGCTTCATCAAGATAAAGCTGATATCAGTGCTATCTTTGATATTAAGCACAATCAAGAAGTGATCGACTGGTTAAAAGAAAATGAATTGGAATCTGATGGCGCTGAACTTATTTTAAGAAGAGTCATTCATGCTGATGGCAAATCAAGAGCTTTTATTAATGGCAAGGTAGCCACGCTCCAGCAATTAAAAGAATTAGGCGAGTCCCTCGTTGATATTTACAGTCAAAACTCTCACCACTCACTTTTAAAATTAAGTGCACAGAGAGAAATTTTAGATAACTTTGGTGGCCACTCAGATCTTGCAGCCACAACTTATCAACTTTACCAAGCATGGCACAAGCTTCATGTGCAAAAAATTGAGTATGAAAAAAACGCGCTAATCTATAGCGACGAACTTGCAGAGTTAAGAGATAAATTGCGAGAATTAAAACAATTTTCATTCACGTTGAGTGACTGGGAAACCTTGCAACAAGATCATGTCATGATGTCTCATGGTAATGAACTCATTGAGGATGTTAATCTTTGTATTGAGCTTTTAGAAAAAGATGAAACGGCGATTTCTGACAGGCTTCATTTAGTCCAGCAGAAAATTTCTCATGCGCTTAGTATTGATGAGAAATTAAAAGAACCTTCGGATCTCATCGATTCTATTAATATTCAAATAGAAGAATTGCTTCGTTCACTCAATAGATATTTACAAAAAGTCGATTTAGATCCAGAAAGGCTTAAAGATATTGAAGCGCGGATTCAAGCGATTCATAATTTTGGCAGGAAGCATCGTATTAAGCCTGAAGATTTTGAGTCAACCTTACTCACTTGGCAAGCTCGCATGGACGAACTCGAGTCTTTTGAATCGGATGACGGTATTGATGCCAAAGAAAAATTAGCCCTCGAAGCTTTTCATATCAGTGCGCAATTATTAAGTAAGGCGCGAAAGACTGCATCAGAAATATTAAGTCAGAATATTACTTCGGCTATGCAAAAGTTATCTTTTAGCCATGGAAGTTTTGAAGTTAAGCTCACGCCTCAAGATCCAACAGCGCATGGATTAGAACAAATTGAATTTTTGGTAGCATCTCATTTAGGCGCAGAACCAAGACCTATTCATAAAGCCGCATCAGGCGGCGAGCTTTCTCGCCTAAGCCTCGCGATTCGTGTTGCATCTATTTCTAAAGCGAATGTGCCCTGTATGATTTTTGATGAAGTAGATGTAGGTATTGGAGGAAGTGTAGCGGAAATTGTAGGTAAGCTTTTAAAAGAACTAGGACATCACGATCAAAGACAAGTTTTAGTGATCACGCATTTGGCGCAAGTAGCATCATTAGCTATTCATCATTACAAAGTCTCTAAGACCCAAGAAAATAATCAGACACTCAGCCACATTCATTTGATGGATGACAAGATGCGCATCGATGAAATTGCGCGTATGTTAGGTGGTGTATCGATCACTGATACGACAAGGGCGCACGCGAAGGAAATGTTGCAGGTTTAG
- the bamE gene encoding outer membrane protein assembly factor BamE: protein MFKVIKMRIFLLVLSLLVTACSPSLPSIKPYKMPIQQGNLVTSKMMMQLKPGMTKTQVRFVMGTPLITDSFHKDQWDYFYQMEKDGAIIEKRRVILMFEKDLLAKVKGDVIPANANANANKNEDRQEIVPIKSSEPNPNPGQKEKSMLDRLKFWEDDDKPIEKAMPPKKDLPAEDRKIVTPKKDIPEPDIIKPVTEVAPADIKKEPAVVKPEAAKAENTKPLPAETDRNYFDLMLEKIGF, encoded by the coding sequence ATGTTTAAAGTTATAAAAATGCGTATATTTCTTCTCGTTTTAAGTCTTTTAGTCACCGCTTGCTCTCCTTCCTTACCCTCTATCAAGCCTTACAAAATGCCTATTCAACAGGGTAATTTAGTGACTTCAAAAATGATGATGCAATTAAAGCCTGGCATGACAAAAACCCAAGTGCGATTTGTGATGGGAACACCCCTCATTACAGACAGCTTCCATAAAGATCAATGGGATTATTTTTACCAAATGGAAAAAGACGGGGCAATCATCGAGAAAAGAAGAGTTATTTTGATGTTTGAAAAAGATTTGTTGGCTAAAGTAAAAGGCGATGTGATTCCTGCTAATGCAAATGCAAATGCAAATAAAAATGAAGATCGACAAGAGATAGTGCCTATTAAGAGTAGTGAACCTAATCCAAATCCAGGACAAAAAGAGAAGAGCATGCTCGATCGATTAAAATTTTGGGAAGACGATGATAAGCCTATTGAAAAAGCTATGCCGCCTAAGAAAGACTTACCTGCAGAAGACAGAAAAATCGTGACTCCTAAAAAAGATATACCAGAGCCAGATATCATAAAACCTGTCACGGAAGTCGCTCCAGCAGATATTAAAAAAGAGCCTGCAGTTGTAAAACCCGAGGCTGCAAAGGCTGAAAATACGAAACCATTGCCAGCTGAAACTGATCGAAATTATTTTGATTTGATGCTAGAAAAAATAGGATTCTAA
- the fur gene encoding ferric iron uptake transcriptional regulator, which translates to MGQDHKDLKKSGLKATLPRLKILSLFEHSDAKHLSAEDVYKLLIKSGEDVGLATIYRVLTQFEQAGLLIRHHFESDKAVFELSDSQHHDHLVCMQCGHVEEFCDDEIEKRQKMIATKKGFTIQEHSLYIYAECNRNPCPNKV; encoded by the coding sequence ATGGGACAAGATCATAAAGATTTAAAAAAATCAGGGCTTAAAGCAACGCTTCCCAGACTTAAAATCTTAAGTCTTTTTGAGCACAGCGATGCGAAACATCTTTCCGCCGAAGACGTGTATAAACTTTTAATTAAATCTGGTGAAGACGTCGGTCTTGCAACGATTTATCGTGTGCTGACTCAATTTGAACAGGCTGGTCTATTAATTCGTCACCATTTTGAAAGTGATAAAGCTGTTTTTGAATTAAGCGACTCACAACACCATGATCATCTGGTATGCATGCAATGTGGTCATGTAGAAGAATTTTGTGATGATGAGATTGAAAAGAGACAGAAAATGATTGCAACGAAAAAAGGATTTACTATTCAAGAACATTCGCTCTATATCTATGCTGAATGTAATAGAAACCCCTGCCCTAATAAAGTCTAA